CTACATGCTGGGCCTGGTTTTCAAAACCTTCCGGAAAAATTACCTGAAACTTTTCGGTGTTAATTTGCCGCCACGACACATCCGGTGGATTGGTATCCAGCTGGGCCTGGGCCGTGTGGTAAGAAAAAACAGAAGCAAATAAAAACAATACCTTGCGCTTCGACGAAAAAAGCAACGTACTAATAGGCATATAGGATAACTAGCGTGATGTAAATTTTAAAATTTTATGGGATTTCGGCGGCAGCTCTTCGCAGAAACAAGGCTCCGTACTACTTCACCGAAAACAGGAAAGCCGCAGGCGGAAGATAACATTTTATTTCTATTTTACAGAATGCAGGTATTTCGTCCGGTTTAAGTAAGCCGACATGGGTGTTGCACGTCAAAATTTTTAAAAAATTAATTGACGGCATAAAAGTATCTGATTACCGCAACACCGTACATAAGTATTTCAACTTAATTTTATCCGGAATCTTACAAGGCAAGTATTTTTAAATTTTTGAGATAAGTACTTCGACGAAATCAACTTAAAATATACTTTATGATGATCTAGTGATTGTCTTTACTTTATCACCGAACAACGAACAATTAATAACGAACAACTACTTCGTATGGCACATCCCGTTACGGCGCCACCCGTTACTTCCCGGTTAACAAGCTGGCTCTGCCAACCCGTAGATAACAGTCCTTTAATTATTTTCCGGCTGTTTTTTGGTTTGTTGCTGGCTTTGGAGGCTGGCGGAGCTATTGCTACCGGCTGGGTAAAACGGAACCTCATCGACCCCACCGTGCATCTGCCTTTTATTGGCTTTGAGTGGCTCCAGCCTTTACCCGGCAACGGCATGTATTATTACTACGGTGTCATGTCGGTATTAGGATTATTGATTATGGTGGGCGCTTATTACCGGGTGAGCCTGACGGCTTATACCATACTGTGGTGGGCTACTTACCTCATGCAAAAAGCCAGTTACAACAACCATTACTACTTAATTATTCTGCTTTGTTTTTTAATGTTGCTGGTGCCGGCTAACGCTTATGCTTCCTGGGATGTTCGTCGGAAACCGGAAATAAAATCCTTAACCTGTCCGCGGTGGTGCATGGCTATTTTTGCCGCGCAAATTGGCATTGTGTATACGTTTGCCTCCATTGCCAAAATGTACCCCGATTGGGTTCAGGCTATGCCTATTAAACTGTGGTTCAGTGTAAAAGCGCCTTATCCCATCATCGGCCCTTGGCTGCAAAACCACACCTTGCAGGTATTTATTGCTTACGGCGGTATTTTGTTTGATTTGTTGATTACCCCTTTTTTACTGTGGCGCAAAACCCGGAAGTGGGCCTTTATTGCTTCC
The sequence above is a segment of the Adhaeribacter swui genome. Coding sequences within it:
- a CDS encoding HTTM domain-containing protein, which gives rise to MAHPVTAPPVTSRLTSWLCQPVDNSPLIIFRLFFGLLLALEAGGAIATGWVKRNLIDPTVHLPFIGFEWLQPLPGNGMYYYYGVMSVLGLLIMVGAYYRVSLTAYTILWWATYLMQKASYNNHYYLIILLCFLMLLVPANAYASWDVRRKPEIKSLTCPRWCMAIFAAQIGIVYTFASIAKMYPDWVQAMPIKLWFSVKAPYPIIGPWLQNHTLQVFIAYGGILFDLLITPFLLWRKTRKWAFIASLFFHLFNSAVFQVGVFPYIAIALSVFFFNPETIRRLFFRKKPPLSANRELSQPEMEVSRTPLALYVLAVYFFIQLVLPLRHWFIPGDVHWTEEGHRMSWQMMLRAKTGTITFEVRDPSTNQSQTVSPNQFLTSKQASVIAVRPDLIWQFAQFLKKHYQQQGYKQVQVFAHAQASLNGRPYQPYIDPKTDLAAVPWQPFQHAAWILPYQK